The DNA segment TACGGCAATCCAATCCCACAAAGACTGGACGTATTCGACCTTCCCATCCGTTGTGAGATCTCCAAACCCTGGCGGTGGCAGCGGCAAGCGTGTGGACATGCTCAGCGGAGGGCTGGATCCACCCAGAGGATCTCCAGCACCGGTTCGATGTCGCTCTGGAGCGCACGCACGGCTTCCATTCCGAGACGTCGCTGGACGAGCGCGTAGCACTCCACCAGCACGCAACTCGTGGTGACAAGGTCGGTGGCCGCCTCGAGCAGGTCATCCCATTCCGCCCTGGCTGCGGCGTGACAACGATCGGAAGCATCGAGAACGGCCAAGAGGGCCGACGTGTCCGCGAAGCCGCGCATCAGGCGAAGTCCTCAGCCAGGTAACGGTCGTGATGTTCCGCCAGGTCCCCCAGGTTCGAGCGGAAACGGTCGTCGCCTCCCGGAAGGCGTCCCTCTCGTCGGCCACCGGGAGCATGGCCTGGTAGGCCCGCAGGGCCCCTTCCGGATCGAAGAAGTCCGAGAAGAGCGCGCGGGCCACGGCGTCCATGTTCCGGAGCCGGACCCGCGGGTGCTCCTGCGGCAGGTCCAAGGCCGACAGATCGTCGACGTACTCCCCTCCACCCTCCAAGAGGAGCAGGCCGGCCCCTCGTCCCAGGCTCGGCAGGGGCAGGAGCGCCTGGCAGCACTTCTTGAACTTGCGCCCGCTCCCGCAGGGGCACGGGTCGTTGCGCCCCGTGCGCTGGAGGACTTCCTGGAAGGCTTCCCCTTCCGCGGCGGCGCGGGCCACCAGCCGGAGCCGGCGGGCGTAACGCTCGTTGTCCGCGGGGCGTTGCTGGTGGAGGACGATCCAGAACTCCTCCAGCAGCTGCGTTCCTACCACGTGCAACGCCTGGGATGCCGACAGCCCGGCTTCCGTGAGCGCGTCCAGGCACTGGATCAACTCGGGGGGATCGCCCGACGCCCGCTGCGTTTCCAGGACGCTGTGGACCACCGTGTGCAAGATCGGGTTGACCCCGCCGACCACCAGCTCCTCATCGGGCGCGAGAGAATGGCGCATGGGCCGGTAGCAACCAGCCAGCTCTGGCGCGAAGAAGATCCGTCTGAGGCGCCCCAAACACGAGGGAGGGACCCTTCCGTCCCCCCCTCACCCCTCGTTGGGACGTCCTCCATCGCTACCGGGCAGGCTGCCCCACGGACTGCCTCGCTTCCGTCATGTACGTAAGGAGGGCGTAGACCACCAGGGTCGTCAGGAGCCCGTTGACCGCCGCCACGCCGGGGGTGACGAAGGCCACGAGGATCCCGAGGCCCCAGGCCACCAGGGCGGTCCAGCGGACGACGGGCACCCGGTCGTAGGAGATCTCGCTCAGGTTGTAGTCCCGCCGGAACCCGAGCGCCGGCACCAGCAGGTAGTCCGCGATCAGGAGCCCCGCCATCGGCGGGATGACGGTCCCCAGGAGCACCATGTAGTTCACGAACAGGTTCACCATGCCGCCGTAGCCGGCGAGGGTACCGACGATGCCGAGTACCAGTGCGATCCGCCACTTTTTCGTCTCGACGATGTTGTTCGCGGCCAGCGACGCGGAGTAGAGGTTGTTGTCGTTGGTGGTCCACTGGGCCAGGCTGATGACGATGGCGCCGATGATCCCGGATCCCAGGGCCACGCGGCCGATGTAGAGCGAGATCTGGCCGAAGTCCCACGTGCCCAGGACCAGGGCGAAGGCGATGCCGGCGATCGGCAGCAGGAAGTGGCCCAGGAAGAGGGCGCCCGCCCACACCCCCAGGATCTTCCAAAACTCGGGC comes from the Limnochorda pilosa genome and includes:
- a CDS encoding PIN domain-containing protein, whose amino-acid sequence is MRGFADTSALLAVLDASDRCHAAARAEWDDLLEAATDLVTTSCVLVECYALVQRRLGMEAVRALQSDIEPVLEILWVDPALR
- a CDS encoding YecA/YgfB family protein; translated protein: MRHSLAPDEELVVGGVNPILHTVVHSVLETQRASGDPPELIQCLDALTEAGLSASQALHVVGTQLLEEFWIVLHQQRPADNERYARRLRLVARAAAEGEAFQEVLQRTGRNDPCPCGSGRKFKKCCQALLPLPSLGRGAGLLLLEGGGEYVDDLSALDLPQEHPRVRLRNMDAVARALFSDFFDPEGALRAYQAMLPVADERDAFREATTVSARTWGTWRNITTVTWLRTSPDARLRGHVGPLGRSRCFRSLSRRSQGGMG